AGGCGGCGCTGGATCAGCTCATCGCGGCCCGCGAGCGTGACAGCGACCTCCGCTACACCGCCGCATTGGCCCGCTGTCGAAGCGCCGGAGACCGGCTGCGTGAGCTGGCGCGGCTCCGGGCGGACGAGGGCTACATGGCGCGGGTGGAGCGGCAGGGGCGGGACTGGGTGCTGATCGAAGACCACTGCCCGATCTGCGCTGCTGCGCAAAGCTGCCAGGGGTTCTGTCGCTCCGAACTGGCCCTGTTCCAGCGCTGCCTGGGGCCCGACTGGGTGGTGGCGCGCACCGAGCACCTGCTGGCGGGCGCTCGGCGTTGCGCCTATCGAATCTCGGCGGCGGCGGTCCCGGGGGAAGCGACCGATGCGCCGCCTCAGGACACGATGTAGGCCGCCGCGCCGGTGGCGAGCAGGCGACCTTGCTCATCGGTGAACGACATCCGGGTGTTGGCCACCCGGCTGCCCAGGCGCAGCACCTCCGCATCGCAGCGGAAGAGGGCGCCGACGGCCGGGCGCAGGTAGTCCACCCGCAGGTCGATGGTGCCGAGCTTGCCGAAGCGCTGCAGGCGCTGCGCGGGCGGCTCCTCCTGGTGACGGGCGCCGATGGCGGCCATCACCGCCAGGCCGCCCATCGCATCCAGCGTGGCGCTGATGACGCCCCCATGCAGGCGCTGATGGGCAAAGTGACCGATGAGCTCCGGCCGCATCCGGAGGTGGGCCCGGGCCGTCTCGTGCGCCAGCGCGTCGACCTTCAAGCCGAGCAATTGATTGAAGCTGATGAGTTGCTCGAAGATCTCGCAGAGCTTGCCGGTGAATTCGGGTTCGAAAGGGCTGATCACGTCGGTCATGCGCCGGACCTTATCGCAGCGGCCCCTGCAGGCGTGATAGCGCTGCCCCTGAGCCGACCTGACACCCGTGCGACAGGGCCCGATCCGGCCGCAGGCGGCACAATGCGCGCCATGAGCGAGCGAACTCCTTCTTCTGGCGTCCCTGCCGACCCAGCCGCCCAGGGCGGCGTGTCCGCGCCGGCCGCCGCACCGACAAGCGCGGCGACAAGCGCGGCGACAACGGCGACGGTCGTGACAGCGACAACGACAGCGACAACGACAGCGACAACGACGCCCGCCGCCGTGGCATCGTCCCGCCCCGAGGGCTTCCAGCGCGTCAGCGCGGCCCTGCTGGCGCGGGCCCATCCGCATCCGCCGCGGTGGTTGGAGGTGTCGGCTCGCAGTGCGCAGGAGGCCGCGGATGCCCTGGGCGTGGCGCTCGGGCAGATTGCCAAGAGCGTGGTGTTTCGCCGCAAGCTCGACGACGCCGCGGTGCTGGTGATCGCCTCCGGCGACAAGCGGGTGGATGAGCGCAAGCTCGAGAGCCTCACCGGCAAGCTGGGCCGCGCCGATGCCGACTATGTGAAAGCCCGTACCGGTTTCTCGATCGGTGGCGTGTCCCCGCTGGGTTTTGCGCCCGAGGCCGACGGCGTGCCGCCGCGCTTGTTCATCGACCGCGAACTGTTCCGCTTCGATGCGATCTGGGCGGCGGCCGGGCATCCGAATGGCGTCTTTCTGATGAGCCCGGACCAACTGGTCGCGCTCACGGGCGCTCCGGTCGTGGATGTGATGCAACCATGAGCGAGTCCCTCACGCCGGTGGCCTCGGTCACGAGCGCTCTCTCGATCACGTCGGCCCCATCCCCACGTCGCTGACGC
The Roseateles amylovorans genome window above contains:
- a CDS encoding YbaK/EbsC family protein yields the protein MASSRPEGFQRVSAALLARAHPHPPRWLEVSARSAQEAADALGVALGQIAKSVVFRRKLDDAAVLVIASGDKRVDERKLESLTGKLGRADADYVKARTGFSIGGVSPLGFAPEADGVPPRLFIDRELFRFDAIWAAAGHPNGVFLMSPDQLVALTGAPVVDVMQP
- a CDS encoding thioesterase family protein, with product MTDVISPFEPEFTGKLCEIFEQLISFNQLLGLKVDALAHETARAHLRMRPELIGHFAHQRLHGGVISATLDAMGGLAVMAAIGARHQEEPPAQRLQRFGKLGTIDLRVDYLRPAVGALFRCDAEVLRLGSRVANTRMSFTDEQGRLLATGAAAYIVS
- a CDS encoding helix-turn-helix transcriptional regulator; amino-acid sequence: MTVSPETGNEDRLLFELKRSGALPAATLAAACAITPMGAHKLLGRLEAQGLVVGREDHGDAPRVGRPRKLWALTAAGHGRFPDRHADLTVQLVHQVRTVLGEAALDQLIAARERDSDLRYTAALARCRSAGDRLRELARLRADEGYMARVERQGRDWVLIEDHCPICAAAQSCQGFCRSELALFQRCLGPDWVVARTEHLLAGARRCAYRISAAAVPGEATDAPPQDTM